Proteins co-encoded in one Kribbella qitaiheensis genomic window:
- a CDS encoding L-serine ammonia-lyase, whose amino-acid sequence MAISVFDLFSIGIGPSSSHTVGPMRAARTFALGLAADGLLTRTTAVESQLFGSLGATGHGHGSNKAVLLGLEGEDPETVDTKSVDERVKGILAARRLRLVGEHEIDFDPDTQLVMHRRKALPYHPNGMTFVARSADGAVLRERTYYSVGGGFVVDEDAAAGDRIVLDRTPLKYPFLSGAELLDRCRESQLPISEVMLTNELAWRTEPEIRSGLLHIWQVMQDCVQEGCETEGILPGGLKVPRRAHLLHGKLTRDPWSVDPLKVMDWVNLFALAVNEQNASGGRIVTAPTNGAAGIIPAVLHYYRRFVPGATDDGVVRFLLTAAAIGVLYKENASISGAEVGCQGEVGSACSMAAAGLCEVLGGSPEQVENAAEIAMEHNLGLTCDPVGGLVQIPCIERNAMAAVKAINAARMAMHGDGVHVVTLDKVIKTMRETGADMKIKYKETSRGGLAVNVIEC is encoded by the coding sequence ATGGCGATCAGTGTCTTCGATCTGTTCAGTATCGGGATCGGCCCGTCGAGTTCCCACACGGTGGGACCGATGCGAGCCGCCCGGACCTTCGCTCTCGGCCTCGCCGCCGACGGCCTGCTCACCCGTACGACGGCCGTCGAGTCGCAGCTGTTCGGCTCACTCGGCGCGACCGGGCACGGGCACGGCAGCAACAAGGCGGTCCTGCTCGGGCTCGAGGGGGAAGATCCCGAGACGGTCGACACCAAGTCCGTCGACGAGCGGGTCAAGGGGATCTTGGCCGCGCGCCGGCTCCGGCTGGTCGGCGAGCACGAGATCGACTTCGACCCGGATACCCAGCTGGTGATGCACCGGCGCAAGGCGCTGCCGTACCACCCGAACGGGATGACCTTCGTCGCCCGGTCCGCCGACGGCGCCGTACTGCGTGAGCGCACCTACTACTCGGTCGGCGGTGGGTTCGTCGTCGACGAGGACGCCGCGGCCGGCGACCGGATCGTGCTGGACCGGACGCCGCTGAAGTACCCGTTCCTCAGCGGGGCGGAGTTGCTCGACCGCTGCCGCGAGTCGCAGCTGCCGATCAGCGAAGTGATGCTGACGAACGAGCTGGCGTGGCGGACCGAGCCCGAGATCCGTTCGGGGTTGCTGCATATCTGGCAGGTGATGCAGGACTGCGTGCAGGAGGGCTGCGAGACCGAGGGGATCCTGCCGGGTGGGCTGAAGGTGCCGCGCCGGGCGCATCTGCTGCACGGCAAGCTCACGCGTGATCCGTGGTCGGTGGATCCGCTCAAGGTGATGGACTGGGTCAACCTGTTCGCGCTCGCGGTCAACGAGCAGAACGCGTCCGGCGGGCGGATCGTGACGGCGCCGACGAATGGTGCTGCGGGCATCATTCCCGCCGTACTGCACTACTACCGGCGATTCGTGCCTGGGGCAACTGATGACGGGGTTGTCCGGTTCCTGCTTACCGCTGCTGCGATCGGCGTTCTGTACAAGGAGAATGCGTCGATCTCGGGTGCTGAGGTCGGGTGTCAGGGTGAGGTCGGGTCTGCCTGCTCGATGGCGGCGGCCGGGCTCTGCGAAGTACTGGGTGGCAGTCCCGAGCAGGTGGAGAACGCGGCCGAGATCGCGATGGAGCACAACCTCGGCCTGACCTGCGACCCGGTCGGCGGGCTGGTCCAGATCCCCTGCATCGAACGCAACGCGATGGCGGCCGTGAAGGCGATCAACGCGGCCCGGATGGCGATGCACGGCGACGGCGTCCATGTCGTCACCCTCGACAAGGTGATCAAGACCATGCGCGAAACCGGCGCCGACATGAAGATCAAATACAAGGAGACCTCCCGCGGCGGCCTAGCCGTCAACGTAATCGAGTGCTGA